The following are encoded in a window of Leptospira selangorensis genomic DNA:
- a CDS encoding molybdenum cofactor guanylyltransferase — protein sequence MRATDSVGIVLAGGKSSRMGRDKSFLSLNSRKFFLIESYKKLKFLCKNVLVSIREEQREEYSKHIPNEFLVSDSIPNIEGPLQGIFSSFLLFQNDPNIKNFLVLAVDLPYMRTKTLARLYSKKEMVGSGVFYQTEEGVEPLCGLYSSEYLRFLFQEFEKGVLNSVSPKILVQRGNPSLLDIPEMEKSSFINLNSPEDLNLPKS from the coding sequence ATGAGAGCCACTGATTCCGTTGGGATCGTACTTGCAGGTGGAAAAAGTTCTAGAATGGGAAGGGATAAATCCTTCTTATCCTTAAATAGCCGAAAATTCTTTCTTATAGAATCTTATAAAAAGCTAAAATTCCTATGTAAGAATGTATTAGTTTCCATTCGAGAAGAACAAAGAGAAGAATATTCCAAACATATTCCTAACGAATTTCTGGTTTCCGATTCTATTCCAAATATAGAAGGCCCGTTACAAGGTATTTTCAGTTCTTTCCTTCTTTTCCAAAACGATCCTAATATAAAGAATTTTTTAGTCTTAGCGGTTGATCTTCCTTATATGAGGACCAAAACTTTAGCCAGATTATATTCTAAAAAGGAAATGGTCGGTTCGGGAGTTTTTTACCAAACGGAAGAAGGAGTCGAACCGTTATGCGGTCTTTATTCTTCCGAGTATCTACGTTTTTTATTCCAAGAATTCGAAAAAGGAGTCTTAAACTCCGTTTCTCCCAAAATTTTAGTCCAACGAGGAAATCCTAGTCTTTTGGATATTCCGGAAATGGAAAAATCCTCCTTTATTAACCTAAATTCTCCCGAGGATCTAAACCTTCCAAAGTCCTAA
- the tig gene encoding trigger factor codes for MEFKTKKNQNASVDLKLTFDKNDLEKAFEKTYKEKQKDLKIPGFRPGKAPIEMVKRHLGDSVANDAINLLLLETVSELSGKLEHKIVRFPKFTVEDYVPEKSLVATAVYDTDPEVSLGKYKKIKIKLPEVQVTDEDITEELQFVRKQLARKLLREPSEGAENGDIVDMEFEVKEEGQEPKNAKNGSSDYKLGEANNLPGFDDNLYGIKTGETKNFFYTYPSDYPREDLAGKKMEFAMTLKAIYKEVLPELDDDLASEYDGSSSLQVLKDKVKTDLQKNYTEAVKNKKMEEIYKELVADSKFVFPESYLTEESEHVYQNMMQDVLGRGQARIPKEQIPSIEKYAEMVGKPLEEVRDSFKTIAENRLKGYFSRQKLASTENIVLTEEDFDREISTLASRYGMPDADFKKELEKGKLLETYRDNFLAKKIDDTLFQLVEKKYNEKMSIRQLKEFLSNKETGEVWQ; via the coding sequence ATGGAATTCAAGACTAAGAAAAATCAAAACGCATCCGTAGACCTTAAGTTAACCTTTGATAAGAACGATCTAGAAAAGGCGTTCGAAAAGACTTATAAAGAAAAACAAAAGGATCTCAAGATCCCGGGCTTCCGCCCTGGAAAAGCACCGATCGAAATGGTAAAACGCCATTTGGGAGACTCGGTAGCAAACGACGCAATCAATCTTCTATTATTAGAAACTGTAAGTGAACTTTCCGGAAAACTGGAACACAAGATTGTACGTTTCCCTAAATTTACCGTCGAGGACTATGTTCCCGAAAAAAGTTTAGTGGCAACCGCGGTCTATGATACCGATCCCGAAGTTTCCTTAGGAAAATATAAAAAGATCAAGATCAAACTTCCTGAAGTACAGGTTACCGATGAGGATATCACCGAGGAACTTCAGTTCGTTCGTAAACAACTTGCTCGAAAACTTCTGAGAGAGCCAAGCGAAGGAGCCGAGAACGGCGATATCGTGGATATGGAATTCGAAGTGAAGGAAGAAGGGCAGGAGCCTAAGAACGCTAAAAACGGTTCAAGCGATTATAAATTAGGAGAAGCTAATAATCTTCCTGGTTTCGATGATAACCTGTACGGCATCAAAACCGGCGAGACCAAAAACTTCTTCTATACCTACCCAAGTGATTATCCAAGAGAAGATCTGGCCGGCAAGAAGATGGAATTCGCCATGACCTTAAAGGCGATCTATAAAGAAGTCCTTCCTGAACTGGATGACGATCTTGCGAGCGAATATGATGGATCTTCTTCTTTGCAAGTTTTGAAAGATAAGGTCAAAACCGATTTACAGAAGAATTATACGGAAGCAGTAAAAAACAAGAAGATGGAAGAGATCTACAAGGAACTTGTAGCGGATTCCAAATTTGTATTCCCTGAGTCATATCTTACCGAAGAATCGGAACATGTGTATCAGAATATGATGCAGGATGTTTTAGGAAGAGGCCAGGCCAGAATTCCTAAGGAACAGATCCCAAGTATCGAAAAATACGCTGAAATGGTAGGAAAACCTTTAGAAGAAGTAAGGGATTCTTTCAAAACCATTGCAGAAAACAGACTAAAGGGATACTTCTCCAGACAGAAGCTGGCTTCTACCGAAAATATCGTTTTGACGGAAGAGGATTTCGACCGTGAAATCTCTACTCTTGCCTCAAGATATGGTATGCCTGACGCCGATTTTAAAAAAGAATTGGAAAAAGGTAAACTTCTGGAAACTTACCGGGACAATTTTTTAGCAAAAAAGATAGACGATACCCTCTTCCAGCTTGTAGAAAAGAAATACAACGAGAAGATGAGTATCCGTCAGCTAAAGGAATTCCTTTCTAATAAGGAAACTGGAGAAGTATGGCAATAA
- the clpP gene encoding ATP-dependent Clp endopeptidase proteolytic subunit ClpP encodes MAIIPTVIEQTGRGEMRYDVFSRLLKDRIIFLGDAISDDYANVIIAQLLFLDAENPDRDIYLYLNSPGGYVSSGLAIYDTMQYIKADVRTLCIGQASSMAALLLAGGAKGKRSALPHSRIMMHQPTGGATGQASDIAIQAKEVLKLKQVLNGLYAKHTGKSVEEVQKDTERDLYMTPEEAQKYGIIDSVISIERQKN; translated from the coding sequence ATGGCAATAATTCCTACAGTTATAGAGCAAACCGGTCGCGGAGAAATGCGGTATGACGTATTTTCCCGCCTCTTAAAAGACAGAATTATCTTTCTAGGTGACGCAATTTCCGACGATTACGCGAACGTGATCATCGCTCAACTACTGTTCCTGGACGCGGAAAATCCGGACAGGGACATCTACTTATACCTGAATTCCCCAGGCGGATATGTATCTTCCGGGCTTGCCATTTACGACACTATGCAGTATATTAAGGCAGACGTTCGTACACTTTGTATCGGTCAGGCTTCTTCTATGGCAGCACTTCTTCTGGCAGGCGGGGCAAAGGGCAAAAGATCCGCTCTTCCTCATTCCAGAATTATGATGCACCAGCCAACCGGAGGAGCTACCGGTCAGGCTTCCGATATCGCCATCCAAGCGAAGGAAGTTCTGAAATTAAAGCAGGTGTTAAACGGTTTGTACGCTAAACATACGGGCAAGTCTGTGGAAGAAGTGCAAAAGGATACCGAGAGGGACCTTTACATGACTCCAGAAGAAGCTCAAAAATACGGGATCATTGATTCCGTAATTTCCATAGAGCGTCAAAAGAACTGA
- the clpX gene encoding ATP-dependent Clp protease ATP-binding subunit ClpX: MAKKPTGTNNKQKLFCSFCGKEQDSVKRLVAGPGVYICDECISLCNEIIAEEPEQEKERTELLGEVPNPAAIKAILDQYVIGQDHAKKALSVAVYNHYKRIYLKDKKADIELEKSNILLIGPTGSGKTLLAQTLAKIIKVPFAIVDATALTEAGYVGEDVENIILKLIQNADNDIKKAEIGIIYIDEVDKIARKSDSASITRDVSGEGVQQALLKIIEGTVANVPPQGGRKHPHQEYLQVDTKNILFILGGAFVDLDNIIKTRTGVKTIGFGSDEKDGKILRDESKGEILARVIPEDLMKFGLIPEFIGRMPVIATLQDLSVEMLKRIFREPKNAILRQYTKILEMENVKLSFEEAAIDKIAQLAIERASGARGLRAIVENLMLDLMYEIPSRKDVEEVIITEDAVAGTKPPKLILKKEPKIA; encoded by the coding sequence GTGGCAAAAAAACCGACCGGAACCAATAATAAGCAAAAATTATTTTGTTCGTTCTGCGGAAAAGAACAAGACTCCGTAAAACGACTGGTTGCCGGTCCAGGTGTTTATATTTGCGACGAATGTATCTCTCTTTGTAATGAGATCATTGCAGAAGAACCCGAGCAGGAAAAAGAACGCACAGAACTTTTGGGAGAAGTCCCTAATCCTGCAGCTATTAAAGCGATCCTAGACCAATACGTAATCGGACAAGACCATGCTAAAAAAGCTTTGTCCGTTGCGGTTTATAATCACTATAAACGAATTTATCTCAAAGACAAAAAAGCGGATATCGAATTAGAAAAATCGAATATTCTTCTAATCGGCCCTACCGGTTCCGGAAAAACCTTGCTCGCTCAAACTCTTGCAAAGATCATCAAGGTTCCCTTTGCGATCGTAGATGCTACCGCACTCACCGAAGCTGGATACGTAGGAGAGGATGTGGAAAATATCATCCTCAAACTGATCCAAAACGCGGACAACGATATCAAAAAAGCAGAGATCGGAATTATCTATATAGACGAAGTAGATAAGATCGCTCGTAAGTCTGATAGCGCCTCCATCACAAGAGACGTGAGCGGAGAAGGTGTTCAACAAGCACTTTTAAAAATTATAGAAGGAACAGTTGCAAACGTTCCTCCTCAGGGTGGAAGAAAACATCCTCACCAAGAATATCTGCAAGTAGATACTAAAAATATCCTATTCATTCTTGGTGGAGCATTCGTCGACCTGGATAATATCATCAAAACTAGGACCGGAGTAAAAACGATCGGATTCGGTAGTGATGAAAAAGACGGCAAAATTTTAAGAGACGAGAGCAAAGGTGAAATTTTAGCTCGAGTGATCCCTGAAGACTTAATGAAATTCGGACTGATCCCTGAATTTATCGGCCGTATGCCGGTGATCGCTACTCTGCAAGACTTAAGTGTGGAAATGCTCAAACGTATTTTCAGAGAGCCTAAAAACGCAATCTTACGCCAGTACACTAAGATCCTAGAAATGGAAAACGTAAAACTTTCCTTCGAAGAAGCTGCTATCGACAAAATCGCTCAGCTTGCGATCGAAAGAGCATCCGGAGCTAGGGGACTGCGCGCTATCGTAGAAAATCTGATGTTAGATCTGATGTATGAAATTCCTTCTCGCAAAGATGTAGAAGAAGTGATCATCACTGAGGATGCAGTAGCCGGAACCAAACCTCCGAAACTAATTCTGAAAAAAGAACCAAAAATCGCTTAA
- a CDS encoding NAD(P)-dependent alcohol dehydrogenase, translating into MIPAKGYAAAIAKAPLAPFQFDRRDAKDEDVVIDIHYCGICHSDIHQARDEWGGSIFPMVPGHEITGIVSKVGSKVSKFKVGDKVGVGCFVDSCRECEHCKAGLEQFCETGMSATYNGREQDRKTPTYGGYSNKIVVDQSYVLRIPDNLPLDAAAPLLCAGITLYSPLAHWKAGPGKKVAIIGLGGLGHMGVKIAHALGAEVTVLSQSNKKEADAKRLGADHFYATSEKSTFSKLRGSFDLIINTVSMPLDWNAYLSLLRVDGSMVVVGVPEEQVPIGAFSLIGGRKSLAGSLIGGIAETQEMLDFCGKHNITSDIELISIQKVNEAYERVVKSDVRYRFVIDIASLN; encoded by the coding sequence ATGATCCCAGCAAAAGGTTATGCTGCCGCTATTGCAAAAGCTCCTTTGGCACCTTTTCAATTCGATAGAAGAGATGCAAAAGATGAAGATGTAGTCATCGATATTCATTACTGCGGTATCTGTCATTCGGATATACACCAAGCAAGAGACGAATGGGGAGGTTCCATCTTCCCGATGGTCCCAGGCCATGAGATCACAGGAATTGTTTCCAAGGTAGGATCCAAGGTTTCAAAATTTAAAGTAGGAGATAAGGTAGGAGTCGGATGTTTTGTAGACTCCTGCAGGGAATGTGAACATTGCAAAGCAGGCTTGGAACAATTCTGTGAAACCGGAATGAGTGCCACTTATAATGGAAGAGAGCAAGATAGAAAAACCCCGACTTACGGTGGATATTCCAATAAGATCGTAGTAGATCAGAGTTATGTATTAAGAATTCCTGATAATCTTCCTTTGGATGCTGCGGCTCCCCTACTTTGCGCGGGAATCACTCTGTATTCTCCTCTTGCTCATTGGAAAGCCGGTCCGGGTAAAAAAGTAGCGATCATCGGTCTCGGCGGACTTGGTCATATGGGAGTGAAAATCGCTCATGCACTCGGCGCAGAAGTAACAGTACTAAGCCAATCCAATAAAAAGGAAGCGGATGCAAAACGTCTAGGCGCGGATCATTTTTATGCCACTTCTGAAAAAAGCACATTCAGTAAGTTAAGAGGAAGTTTTGATCTGATCATCAATACTGTTTCTATGCCTCTGGATTGGAATGCTTATCTTAGCCTATTGAGAGTGGATGGTTCTATGGTAGTGGTTGGCGTTCCAGAAGAACAAGTTCCTATCGGAGCATTCTCTTTAATCGGCGGTCGCAAAAGCCTAGCAGGCTCTCTAATTGGCGGGATTGCCGAAACACAAGAGATGTTGGATTTCTGCGGAAAGCACAATATCACCAGTGATATTGAACTGATCTCAATCCAGAAAGTAAACGAAGCTTACGAAAGAGTCGTTAAAAGTGATGTACGTTATAGATTTGTGATAGATATTGCTTCCCTAAATTAA
- the rktP gene encoding Arg-Lys translocation region protein phosphatase RktP produces the protein MFPNLQSKHKLAFASFTASFVLFLSYLLLDDFLFGEEIRKELRAFVWVRLGVGLFFSIVLGILTYFLLNLSFKSLKSISQLLQNWSQDVYEDSGESERDDELGELARHFRIALYQKKTKEETVSQESLNKKERELSDKIQKFFHKIRLHKIKNLDITVFPRSSDTGESDYANIIPTADGCFGVLAGFPNHGAIESSLKARIEGMISLAQETTGLRGEDLLYKIDRALRSTPISYLNLTLFYLETRNGEAGILQFQKLPALVHKSGKTNILPISKQVFYDFRSSTRDVKKIQIRPGEYLVFLSDRLAELTSSTGVAPLLIQLQNWSSGRDYKNSRELTLDFGRFLEMESGKKGLSKAAILTVGRVRD, from the coding sequence TTGTTTCCGAATCTTCAGTCCAAGCATAAATTAGCATTCGCCTCTTTTACTGCTTCATTCGTATTATTTTTATCTTATCTACTTTTAGATGATTTTCTATTCGGGGAAGAGATCAGAAAGGAATTAAGAGCATTCGTTTGGGTCCGGCTCGGAGTCGGGCTTTTCTTTTCCATCGTTCTTGGGATCCTCACTTACTTTCTTTTAAATTTAAGTTTTAAATCCCTTAAATCTATCTCCCAACTTTTACAAAACTGGTCCCAAGATGTTTATGAAGATTCCGGAGAATCTGAAAGGGATGACGAATTAGGAGAACTTGCTAGACATTTCCGCATCGCTCTTTACCAGAAAAAAACGAAAGAGGAAACCGTTTCCCAAGAATCCTTAAACAAAAAGGAAAGAGAACTTTCTGACAAGATCCAAAAATTTTTCCATAAGATCAGACTTCATAAGATCAAAAACCTGGACATCACTGTTTTTCCTCGTTCCTCCGATACCGGAGAATCGGATTACGCAAATATTATTCCGACCGCTGACGGTTGTTTTGGAGTATTAGCAGGTTTTCCAAATCACGGAGCAATTGAATCTTCTCTCAAGGCAAGGATAGAAGGTATGATCTCACTCGCTCAGGAAACCACAGGTTTAAGAGGAGAAGATCTACTTTATAAAATAGATAGAGCGCTCAGATCCACACCTATCTCTTATTTGAATCTTACATTATTTTATTTAGAAACAAGAAATGGAGAAGCTGGTATACTTCAGTTCCAAAAATTGCCTGCACTTGTTCATAAAAGTGGAAAAACGAATATATTACCGATCTCTAAACAAGTATTCTACGATTTCAGAAGTTCAACAAGAGATGTAAAAAAGATCCAGATCAGACCTGGAGAATATTTGGTTTTCTTAAGCGATAGATTGGCTGAACTTACTAGCTCTACCGGTGTTGCCCCACTTCTTATCCAACTCCAAAATTGGAGTTCCGGCAGAGATTATAAGAATTCTAGGGAACTTACACTGGACTTCGGAAGGTTTTTAGAAATGGAATCAGGCAAAAAAGGACTTTCCAAAGCTGCGATCCTGACTGTTGGTCGAGTGCGGGATTAA
- the tatC gene encoding twin-arginine translocase subunit TatC yields MPSKKKNLASTPQPVISAPEESLPHDREKFMTLGEHLEELRSVLIRSILVFTVFFVVALYFGEELHKIVIKPYKNILGESATFYQIKLMAPFMVYLRTGFMVSILITFPFALAFLWGFVSPALEPRTARLGKALIAFSTVLFWLGVWLCWAQAFESFLKIFLVTVRPLDIETRLPIDEYYDVFFNMHLIFGLSFQLPVIMVLLAAVGILKLSFLLKHWREAFIGIAFAAAVLSPGPDVISMLMLFVPLLVLFGISLVLIAIIERK; encoded by the coding sequence ATGCCTTCTAAAAAAAAGAACCTCGCTAGTACCCCTCAACCTGTAATCTCCGCCCCAGAGGAAAGTCTTCCTCATGATAGGGAAAAGTTTATGACCCTGGGAGAACATTTAGAAGAATTACGTTCCGTTCTGATCCGTTCCATTCTTGTATTTACGGTTTTCTTCGTGGTAGCTTTGTATTTCGGAGAAGAGCTTCATAAGATAGTGATCAAACCGTACAAGAATATTTTGGGAGAATCCGCTACATTCTACCAAATCAAACTCATGGCCCCATTCATGGTTTATCTGAGAACAGGGTTTATGGTTTCTATTTTGATCACCTTCCCTTTCGCTTTAGCTTTTTTATGGGGATTTGTTTCTCCTGCCTTAGAGCCAAGAACAGCAAGACTCGGAAAAGCGCTTATCGCATTTTCTACTGTTCTATTTTGGTTAGGGGTTTGGTTATGCTGGGCCCAAGCATTCGAAAGTTTTCTAAAAATATTTTTAGTAACGGTCCGACCTCTGGATATTGAAACCAGACTTCCTATAGATGAATACTACGACGTATTCTTCAATATGCATTTGATCTTCGGATTGTCCTTTCAACTTCCGGTGATCATGGTATTATTAGCTGCAGTCGGAATATTAAAACTTTCCTTCTTACTTAAACATTGGAGAGAAGCATTCATAGGGATAGCATTTGCAGCCGCAGTTTTATCTCCTGGACCTGATGTGATTTCCATGTTAATGTTATTCGTTCCATTATTGGTCCTATTCGGGATCTCATTGGTACTAATCGCAATTATAGAGAGGAAATGA
- a CDS encoding twin-arginine translocase TatA/TatE family subunit translates to MYAPLAFLNLGPWEIFFILGLALLLFGGKRLPSLAKDLGDGIRQFRKSLSGDAESESAKIQEPETKPAAPASSPKKSKKSA, encoded by the coding sequence ATGTACGCACCACTCGCATTTTTAAATTTAGGCCCTTGGGAAATCTTTTTCATACTAGGTTTAGCTCTCCTGCTTTTCGGGGGCAAGCGACTTCCCTCTTTAGCAAAGGATTTAGGAGACGGAATCCGCCAATTCCGCAAATCTCTATCCGGAGATGCAGAATCTGAATCCGCTAAAATCCAGGAACCGGAAACAAAACCGGCGGCTCCTGCTTCTTCTCCTAAAAAATCCAAAAAATCCGCTTAA
- the trxA gene encoding thioredoxin, which produces MALTEINDSTFSSEINKGMVLVDCWAEWCGPCRMVSPVLEELSSEMNDILKIKKLNVDDNQDTAQKLNIQSLPTLLLFKDGQLVDKIIGALPKAQIKSFIERHK; this is translated from the coding sequence ATGGCATTGACCGAAATAAACGATTCAACTTTCAGTTCCGAGATCAATAAGGGCATGGTTCTAGTAGATTGCTGGGCTGAATGGTGTGGTCCTTGTAGAATGGTTTCCCCGGTTCTGGAAGAGCTTTCGTCCGAGATGAATGATATCTTAAAAATTAAAAAATTAAACGTAGACGACAACCAGGACACGGCGCAAAAATTAAATATCCAATCCTTGCCGACCCTTCTACTTTTCAAAGACGGACAATTGGTGGATAAGATCATAGGAGCTCTTCCTAAGGCGCAAATCAAAAGTTTCATCGAAAGACATAAATAA
- a CDS encoding cAMP/cGMP-dependent 3',5'-cyclic-AMP/GMP phosphodiesterase, translating into MLKEQTRGYIELPRGGYLVETSEGFFQIGSPPETIKDTMAEKKTPLVFILPNKFFHVEKGISTAELEFPIYFNFFLRQKKTTIICTAEQKDQLITVLKESLMGPEEINLESEYLDGAESFGFPDMKAEMAYFRGYKGLDDVVDFQVFDKDNMVNLGKVLIRKLPSGDFRITDGTKETEIPGEVGFNIKYEIGHRLKEPFQAPLLGITCLGPSHGFDPEDNTSGFIIWLNHQGIMVDPPVNSTEWLRMSNVNPKLINHVILTHCHADHDAGTFQKIMEETKITIHATATVMESFIRKYSALTKIPRKELLELFNFQQIIIGRPAMINGGEFNFHYALHSIPSVGFEFFFQDQSFVYTSDHLNEPEVHDKMYEKGVLPESRWKFLKEFPWDRRIIYHEAGIPPLHTRVSYLASLPPEIQEKITVYHIARTDMPPDTKLKLARFGIENTVYPEITPPKHMEAYNLLDILSQIDIFSGFPIEKAKEFLLIVREEKYKRGDQIIKKGTPGDKFYIIASGNVKFEGLLGDSDIAPIKRYGQYEYFGEASLVLDLPRAADVFAETDVVALTIEKNKFLQFIRNTDLRQNLIRLNSIRDSNSWKTLLDSRHFKGLTSHQVTQLEMIMRLSKVNKGSVLITEKAFYHEAYIIRHGKVSVYQHGKKLAELTDGDFVGEIYSISKKLVSNYTFQAESETELFSISQNELIQYIKRNPGVYMRMNTVY; encoded by the coding sequence ATGCTAAAAGAACAAACCAGGGGATACATAGAGCTTCCTAGAGGGGGCTATTTAGTCGAAACAAGTGAGGGCTTCTTTCAGATCGGTTCTCCTCCCGAGACCATCAAAGACACGATGGCCGAAAAGAAGACTCCCCTGGTATTTATACTTCCTAACAAATTTTTCCACGTAGAAAAGGGGATCAGTACCGCAGAGCTTGAATTCCCGATTTACTTTAACTTCTTCTTAAGACAAAAAAAGACCACGATCATTTGTACTGCCGAGCAAAAAGATCAGCTTATCACAGTACTTAAAGAATCCTTAATGGGTCCTGAAGAGATCAATTTAGAATCCGAATACTTGGATGGCGCGGAATCTTTCGGCTTTCCTGATATGAAAGCTGAGATGGCTTACTTCAGAGGATATAAGGGACTCGACGATGTAGTGGATTTCCAAGTATTCGATAAAGATAATATGGTCAACCTAGGAAAGGTTTTGATACGTAAACTTCCTTCAGGTGATTTTAGGATTACTGATGGAACCAAAGAGACCGAGATCCCTGGCGAAGTTGGATTTAATATTAAATACGAGATCGGTCATAGACTAAAGGAACCTTTTCAAGCTCCTTTACTTGGGATTACCTGTCTTGGACCTTCTCATGGGTTCGATCCTGAGGATAACACTTCCGGTTTTATTATCTGGTTGAACCACCAAGGCATCATGGTGGATCCACCTGTGAACTCCACTGAGTGGCTCAGGATGTCTAACGTAAATCCTAAACTGATTAACCATGTTATTCTTACTCACTGTCATGCGGATCATGACGCAGGTACATTCCAGAAAATTATGGAAGAAACCAAGATCACTATTCATGCAACTGCAACAGTGATGGAAAGTTTTATCCGCAAGTATTCGGCTCTTACTAAGATCCCTCGTAAAGAATTACTAGAACTTTTTAATTTCCAACAAATCATCATAGGAAGACCTGCGATGATCAATGGTGGAGAATTCAATTTTCATTATGCATTACATTCTATTCCTTCCGTAGGATTCGAGTTCTTCTTCCAAGATCAATCTTTTGTATACACTTCCGATCATTTGAATGAGCCGGAAGTGCATGATAAGATGTATGAGAAAGGGGTTCTTCCTGAATCTCGTTGGAAATTTTTGAAAGAATTTCCTTGGGACAGAAGGATTATCTATCATGAGGCAGGAATTCCTCCTCTTCATACTAGAGTTAGCTATTTAGCAAGTTTACCTCCTGAGATCCAGGAAAAGATCACAGTATATCATATCGCAAGAACGGATATGCCTCCGGATACCAAACTAAAACTGGCTCGTTTTGGAATAGAGAACACTGTTTACCCGGAGATTACTCCGCCGAAACATATGGAGGCTTATAACCTTCTAGATATCTTAAGCCAAATCGATATTTTTAGCGGTTTCCCAATAGAGAAGGCGAAGGAATTCCTACTAATCGTCCGCGAAGAAAAATATAAACGTGGCGATCAGATCATTAAGAAGGGAACTCCTGGTGATAAATTTTATATCATTGCTTCCGGGAACGTAAAATTCGAAGGACTTCTTGGAGATTCGGATATAGCGCCGATTAAACGATACGGGCAGTATGAATATTTCGGAGAAGCTTCTCTTGTCCTAGACCTTCCTAGAGCTGCGGATGTTTTCGCAGAAACAGATGTAGTAGCCCTTACAATAGAGAAGAATAAATTCTTACAGTTCATTAGAAATACGGATCTAAGACAAAACTTAATTCGACTGAACAGCATTCGTGATAGTAACTCTTGGAAAACACTGTTAGATTCACGCCATTTTAAAGGACTTACAAGCCACCAAGTCACTCAATTAGAGATGATCATGAGACTTTCTAAGGTGAACAAAGGTTCAGTGCTTATCACGGAAAAAGCGTTTTACCACGAGGCATATATTATTCGTCATGGAAAAGTAAGCGTATACCAACACGGCAAAAAATTAGCCGAGTTGACCGACGGAGATTTCGTGGGAGAGATTTACTCTATATCCAAAAAGCTGGTGTCAAATTACACGTTCCAAGCAGAATCAGAAACGGAATTGTTTTCTATTTCTCAGAACGAACTCATCCAGTACATTAAACGGAATCCCGGCGTTTACATGAGAATGAATACCGTCTACTGA